TAAAGATTTTACTGTTTCTCCTTTCAACCTTCTTTCATAAATTTCTATTTTTTGTTTATTTGTTAATTTGGACATAAGAAATGCACCCTCCATCTTATTTGTCTAAGATTTTGGGTGCACTACACTTAGGGAGCTTTTTATATTATAACTTTTATCCATTTTCCTGACCTTAGTCTAGGAATAATAAAGAATATTTTTGCTATGTCTTCAGCACAAACAAACATATAAACAATCCTTATATCAGCCTTTAAATATATTGCTGAAAAGAAAGCTAGAGGAATACCAATTACCCATAAACTCATCATTTCTGTGTAAATAGCATATAGTACGTCTCCTCCACTTCTAAATGTACCTATAATTTGTAGAACTCCAAAGAACCTAATTGGAAGTACCACAGACATTATTCTTATTATATAAACAACATTGTATTCAACTGTTTTAGTTACTTTAAATAAAAGAGTAATATATGGAGCTATTAAAAAGAATATTAATCCTATTATTATCCCCATGCTTATGGTAAAAATAGAAATATTATAGGCATCTTTTTTTATTTCTTTAAAGGACATACCCTTACCTATATTATTTCCTATCATTATTGACGCTGCTATTGCAATTCCTTGGCCAAATATTAAAAATAAACTATTCATTATTAAAGCAATTTGCATAGTGGCAATTGCTTCAACACCTAGTAATGCATAGGCCTTAGAATAAAAAGTCATCCCTAGTATCCATAAAAAATCATTTGCAATTACAGGGGTAGCCTTTTGTATATAGGATTTTATCATAAAACTTGAGAATCCAAATAATTCCTTTAAAGTTGATTTAATTACATTGTCCTTAGAATAAATCATATAAGTTAAATAAAATAATTCAACTCCCCTTGCAAAGGTTGTTCCTATTGCTGCTCCTGAAACTCCCATTGGAGGTACACCTAATTTCCCAAAAATAAATATATAATTGAGTATTCCATTGAAAAATAATCCTATAATACTTCCTTTCATAGGAAGGGATGTTTGTCCTGTACTTCTTAAACAAGTTTGAATACTAACAGATATAGCTGTTAGTATATAACTTAAAGATACATACTTTAAATATCCAACACCTAGGGATATTACTTTAGCATCACTTGTGAATATTCTAATTATATACTTAGGATATACCATTGCACCTATGGCAAATAATATTGAAAAACCAACTGCTGAAATTAAAGATAATCCTAAATATTTTTTTATGTTTTTTATTTCTTTTCTTCCCCAAAACTGTGACATGAATATTCCTGATCCAAAGGCACAACCTGTAATAGTCATAAAAAATAACAAATAATATTGATTTGCAAGACCAATTGATGCTATTTCAGAAACTCCCAAATGTCCTACCATTACATTGTCTAAAAGATTCAAGGAAGCTGTAATTAAATTTTGTAATATTATAGGTACTGCTAATATCATTAATGACTTAATGAATTTATTATTTATTTTTTTCATTATTTCTCCTTTCCTTAACAATAAAAATAGCAAGTATATGGGTTGTTTAAAGTCGCCCATCTCCTTGCATTTATATATATTAACCTTTTTTCTTTAATTAGTCAATCTTATTTAATTTTTAGTGAATTTAATAATTTTGTATAGTATTGCTATTTATTTTTTGATATAATTAATTGGTATTAAACATTATACAAAATTAATTATAATTGGAGGATATTATGGGATACAAATGTAGCGAATATGAAGTTTTGGAACTTGTATCTTTTGTTGGAAAGTTATACTTAAAAAATGGAGCTGAAGTTTACAAAACTGAAGAGATAATCTGCAATGTTGGACAACATTTTGGATATACTGTAGAGACATTTTCCACTTTAACTTGCATAGTTGTATCTCTTTCTGGAAGAGACAAGGAATATCGTTCCAAGGTAACTAGAATAAAGGCTAGGGACTTAAACATACAAAAACTTCATTTGGTTAACAAACTTACAAATGAGATAGACAAACATACTTACAAAGATTTTTACAGGGAAATTTTAAAGATAAATGACAATTATTCTTTGGAATTTCATAGATATGTAATTGGATGTGTTATTGTTGGAATCTCCTTTGGTATTGTTTTTGGAGGGGGAAAACCTGAAGCAATTATTGGGGGATTTGGAGGATTATTTTTAAGTTTGGCCACTTCACTTTTTAACAAATACAATATTAATGGGGTTCTTGTTAATATTGCAGGTAGTGCTGCTTGTACAACTGTTGCATGTACAGCAACTTATTTAGGATACACCACTAAAACATCAATTATTATTGTAGGTTGCCTTATGATTTTAGTTCCTGGTCTTGCCTTTGCTAATTCAATGAGGGATTTTATTGCAGGGGATTTAATAGCTGGAAGTTCTAGATTAATGGAAGTTATCATGGTTGCCACATCTCTTTCTGTTGGAGTTGGACTTGTTTTCAAGATTTTCACTTTAATGGGAGGTGTTATCTATTGATAATTCAATTTATATTTTCAATTTTAAGTGTTATTGGTTTTACAATTATATTTAATGTTAGGGGAAAAATTGCATTCTGGTCTGCTATTGGAGGGGGAATTGGTTGGGTAATATATTTATTTACTAAAGAAATTGGTTTTTCCCTTGGAGTTTCCTTTTTTCTAGCTGGAGCTTGGATAACATTTGTATCCCAATTAATTGCAATATACTTTAAAACCCCTGTTACTTCAGCTTTAATTCCAACATTAACCCCTCTTGTTCCAGGGGGAGGAGCCTATTATACAATGTTTTATCTTTTAAATGAAAAATATGATCTTGCTTTACAAAAAGGTACAGAAACTATTGTTGTTTGTGGGGCAATTATTCTAGGGTTCCTAACTGTTTCTGAAATATTTAGACTGTATCTCTTAAGAAAAAAAAGAATAGAAAGAATAAAAAAACAGTAAATTTTAAATTTACTGTTTTTTGTTTATTTAATTACAACTTCCACAGGACAATGATCTGACCCTAGGATTTCATTGTGAATTTTAGCTGACTGTAATCTATTTTCCAAAGCTTTAGAAACCATAAAGTAGTCTATCCTCCACCCTGCATTTCTTGTTCTTGCACTGAATCTATAAGACCACCAAGAGTATTGTTCTATTGCATCTGGGTAGAAATAACGGAAGGTATCTATAAATCCATCTTCCACTAGATTAGTAAATTTTCCTCTTTCTTCATCTGTAAATCCTGCATTTTTTTTGTTTGCCTTGGGGTTTTTCAAATCTATTTCCTTGTGAGCAACATTTAAGTCACCACAGAAAATAACTGGCTTTGATTTTTCTAAATTTTTCAAATATGATTTAAAATCATCTTCCCAAGTCATTCTATATTCTAATCTTTCCAATTTAGTTTTAGAATTTGGAGTGTATATAGTTACAAAATAAAAATCCTCATATTCTGCTGTGATTATTCTTCCTTCTTTATCATGTTCTTCTATGTCCATTCCATATGTAACTTTCAAAGGTTTTTTCTTTGTAAAAAGTGCTGTTCCAGAATAACCTTTTCTCTCTGCATAATTCCAATATTGATAATAACCTTCAAGTTCTAAATCAATTTGTCCCTCTTGTAATTTTGTTTCTTGAAGACAGAATATATCTGCATCTACCTCATTGAAAAAATCTAAAAATCCTTTTTTTACACAAGCTCTAATCCCGTTCACATTCCATGAAATAAATTTCATATTCCCTCCTAGTAATTTATAAGTTAAAATATTTATTCAAGTAATTTCCAACTCCGCTATTTTCATTGGAATCTGTTCTTTCTTTGATCTTGTTTTTAACTACGTCCTTTGCATTTTTAACAGCTATTGGTAATCCTGCTTCCTCTAGCATTGCTAAATCATTTTCATTATCTCCAAAAGCCATTATATTAGCAAGGGGAATTTTACAATCTTCTGATACTATCTTCAAGGCATTTCCCTTGTTACATTGAATATTTACAATATCCATTATATTATCCCCTGAAACAAATACATTAACAACATTTGAGTACTTATCTTCCACATAGTCCCTTAAATTTTTTAGATAATTTAAGTCCCCATAAAAAACCATTTTCTCAAAATCCCTTACAACAACATTTTTTTTGTCCTCATTTGAAATAAAATTAAAATTTCTTTTTTCAAGGGCAAATTCCTTATAATATTCTGTATCAAGTTGAGAATAGCAGATATCCTTTCCTGCTGTTCCACTATAGTTTATATTCATTTTAGTGGCTCTTTGTAAAATATCAAGGGAAATGTCCCTGTCCACTGTTTTTTTATAAATTATTTTCCCATCCTTATAAATTTTAGCTCCATTTAAACAAATATAGTAATTTATATTTGTAATATCCCTTGTTAAGTCCTTTATACTAGTATAATCCCTTCCTGAAGCTACTACAAATTCTATACCTTTTTCTATTAAAGTATTTACTGCTTTTTTGTTTATTTCACTAACCTCTTTATTTTTATTTACAAAGGTTCCATCTAAATCTGTAACTACTAATTTTATATTTTTATTTTTCATGATCCCTCTTTTCTTAAACTTTATAGTATAATTTTACCATATTATTAAAATTTCTTCTATATTTTTAAAATTTTTCCTTGATACTTTTATTTATTAATTGTATACTAGGGGTAGTCTTTTTTATAAAAAGGCTACATTTTAGAGGAGGAATGTATGGGGTGTTATTTAAATTTAAAAGAAAAGGCCTATGACCTTATTAAGCATAAAATTATGAATATTGATTTTAAACCTGGAGACTATTTAGAGGAAAAGAAACTAAGTGAACTACTTGATGTTAGTAGAACCCCTATTAGAGAAGCTCTAGCAAGACTAGAATCTGAAATATGGATTACAAGTTTACCTAGAAAAGGAATGTTTGTAACTCAAGTTGATGAAAATATGTTAAACAGTATTTTCCAAGCTAGAAAGAATTTTGAACCAATTATTTTAAAAATGGCTTTTTCAAATCTGTCAGAAATAAAATTAAAAATTTTTAAAAAAAGATTTGAAGTTTATAACTCTCTATCTCAAGAGGAAAGGGATAAATTAGATAATGATCTTCATTTATATTTTTTAAATTCTGTTGACAATGTATTTGTAAAATCTATGATGAACACAACATTTGAACACCTTATTAGAGTAAGAAAAATTTCCTTTGATAAGAGAAGTATGGAAAGAATATATACATCAAATGATGAACATATTCATATTATTGATTTAATATTAGAAGGAAAAAAGGAAGAAGCTATTAAAGCCTTTGAAGAACATATAGAAAATTCATATATTTATTATCTTGGATTACTATTTTAATAAGAAAGACCTTGGCCTAAAGCCAAGGTCTTTTATCTTATTTGTTTATTTTTTCATTCATTTTGTATAAAGTGTATATTCCTCTAATACTTAATCTAGAACTACAAATATTTATTTCCTCTACCTTTTCTCCCATTATTTTACTAAGACCACCAGTTGCAATTACAAAGAAATCTTCTCCAACTTCCTCTTTTATTTTTTCAATAAGATATTTAACTTGCCCTATATATCCGTTAAATATTGCACATTGAATTTGTTCAACTGTATCCTTTCCTAAAACAGTATCTATTTCACAATAGTCAACCTTTGGAATTCTTGCAGTTCTTCCAAATAATGCATTAAAAGTAGTTCTTATTCCAGGAAATATTCCCCCACCAATATAAACATTCTTTTTTAAAACTTCATAGGTTGTAGCTGTCCCAAAATCAAATATAATAAGATTCCTATCTGGATATTCCTTTAGAGCTTGTACTATATCTATTATTCTATCTGGTCCCATTCCCTTTGAATTGTTTCCCTCTTCAAAGACAAAGGGTAAATGTTTATCCATATCAACTATGAATATGTCAATATTAAAATATTTTTTTGCAAAAAATTTCAACATTTGAGTTACCATAGGTACAACAGATGAAACCATCATTCCCTTTATTTCATCTATTTGAATTTCATTAACCTCAAGCATACTTTTAAAAAAAGTAAAAAATTCATCCTCTGTAGTTTTTTCATCAGTTGACTTTCTAAAAGTTTCCAAAACAAACCCGTCATTTCTAAGTATACTGGTACACATATGAGTGTTTCCCACATCAAAAACTATATACATTAATTATCCTCACTTTTATTACAAAATTTTATCAGCCATTTCTTTAGCTAGGGCCTTTAATCTAGTTATTATCTCTTCAGTTGGAGCTCCCTTTGCTTCAACTGATTCTCCTACTTTTTCAATTCCCTTTGTTTCTTGTGCAAATTTTTCTAAACCTTTAACTCCTCCACCGCTCCACATCATATTTCCAAATATTCCTAAATATCTATTTTTAACTCCATAGTTATTTAATTTTGATATTAGTGGTATCATTTTAGGATAAACAGCTCCATTGTGAGCACAGCTTCCTAGGATAAGTCCTTGATATTTCCAAACTTCCCCTATAATTACTGAGGAATCTGTTTTAGAAACATCATATACTCTAACATTTTTAATTCCACATCTAAATAATTCCTTAGCCACTATTTCTGCCATTTTTTCTGTATTCCCATACATACTTCCATAGGCTACTATAACTCCCTTTTCTTCAGGAATAAAATTTCCCCAATCAGAATAAAGTTTAATAACTCCAGGAATTTTATTTCTCCACAAAAGACCATGAGATGGACAAATGTAGTCTATTTCCAACTGTGACAACTTTGAAATAGCTTTATTTACTTGCATTCCATATTTTCCTATTATGTTTGCATAATATCTTCTCATTTCAGCTCTAAAGTCATTAAAATCAACTTCATCATCAAATAGCCCTCCATTTAAAGTTCCAAAACCTCCAAAGGCATCATTTGAAAATAATATTTTTTCTGTTTTATCGTAAGTTACCATTGATTCTGGCCAATGTACCATTGGAATAGTTGCAAAACCTAATTTATGAGTTCCTAAATCCAATTCAAACTCTTCATTTACACATAAAAATTTACTTTCATCAAAATCATGATAAAAAGCCTTTATCATTCTTAAAGTCATTTTATTTCCCACTATTTTAACTTCTGGAAATAAATTTATAATTTCTTCCATTGCCCCTGAATGATCTGGTTCCATATGATTAACAATTAAATAATCAATTTTTTTGTCACCTATTACATATTTTACTTTATTTAAAAACTCTATACTTGATCCTGATTCAACTGTATCTATTAAGCAAACCTTCTCATCATCTATTATATAAGAATTATATGTTACCCCGTGAGGTAATGGTAAATAATTTTCAAATCTTTCAGTTTTTCTATCATTTACCCCTATCCAATATATATCTTTTCCTATTATTTTCCTCAAATTCATCTAATCCCCCTTTATAGTATTAAGCAAATTTCCTTTACACTTAGGTAAATTCTATATCATTTTAAAATTTTTTACAATATTTTTCTACTATTTTTTTAAATAATTCAAATATTAACCATAAAATGATATAATCTAGGATATATTATATTAAATACGTATAAACTTTAAAGGAGATAAAATGAACCCTATACTATTTTCACTTGGAAAAATTAAAATAACTTATTATGGTCTTATGTATGCAATATCTTTTTTACTTGGAATTGAAATTGCAAAAAAATATGGAGAGAAAAAAGGTCTTTCCCCTGAAGCAATAGAAAATTATGCATTTATTGCTATGATATCAGGATTGATTGGAGGAAGAATATACTATGTGATTTTTAACTTAGATTATTATCTTGCTTATCCTGGGGATATTTTAGCTGTATGGAAGGGTGGTATGGCCATTCACGGTGGTATTTTAGGAGGTATCATTGGAACTTGTATATATGGTCGTATAAAAAAGCTAAATCCTCTTCTTTTAGGAGACTGTGTAGCTGTCCCTCTTCTTCTTGGACAGGCTATTGGTAGAATTGGTAATCTTATGAATGGAGAAATCTATGGAGTTCCAACTTTTACCCCTTTAAAATATATTTTCACATTGAAACCAAAATTTTATGAATGGTTTAACTACTATAATTCTTTGTCAGTTGATGGAAAGGGAGCATTTAAAGAGCTTGTACCTTGGGGACTTGTTTTTCCAAATTCTTCCCCTGCTGGAACTGAATTTCCAAATTTACCTTTGCATCCTGCAATGTTATATGAACTTGTATTAAATTTAATTGGAGTTTTATTCCTTTGGTTCTTTTTAAGAAAAAAGAATTATAAAACTGGAACATTGTGGTGTAGTTATATAATAATTTACAGTATTATTAGAACATTTGTTAGTTTCTTTAGAGCTGAAGATCTAATGTTTTATGGATTTAGAGCCCCCCATGTAATAAGTGTTGTATTAATAATTATATCTAGTTTATTAATATATAAGATAAACAAAAAAAATAAAAATTAGGAGGATGTATGAAAAAAGTTTTACTATCCATTGTTTTAGGTCTATCCCTTATAGGATGTTCATCTTTAAAATCTGTGCCAAATAAAAAAATCTTGGGAAAAAGTTATGTTTTAAGTTCTTCTTCTAAAGATTATAAAATTTCCCTTAACTTTGCAGAGGATAATTTCTTTGGATATTCTGGAGTTAATAATTATTTTGGAAAATATGAAGTTCAAGGAAATAATCTTAAATTTGACGCCATTGGTTCTACATTAATGAGTGGTCCAACTAAGGCAATGAATGCTGAAATTGATTACTTAAATTCTTTAGGTGAAGTTAATTCCTTTTATTTTTACAAAGAACAGTTAGTTTTAAAAACTATCAATGGAAAAAAATTATTGTTTAATGAAATTAAAGATTAATAAAAAAGGTTGTTACTATGTAACAACCTTTTCTTTTATAATTTTTTTGCCTTTTCAAGGGCACTGTTAATATTAGTAACAAAATTATCTGCACCTATTTTCTCAACATATCCAGCTTTTAATAGGGCTCTATAAGGTTGAGGTTGAATATCTGAAATAACTATCTTTATATTATCCTCTTTACATTTATTGATAAATCCCTTTATAACCTTCATTACAGAAATATCTATAGCTCCAACTGAACGCATTCTAATAATTATTACCCTTGTATTTTTATCAGGTAATATTTTTAAAAATGTCTCTGCTGCTGCAAAAAACATTGGTCCTTCAATTTCATAAACTAATATATCCTTTGGAATATTATGAAAATTTTCTGTATCCATTTCAGTTTCAGTCCAACGACGAACCTTTGTTTCATCAACCATTCTCTTCATAAATAATAGAGAACTTAAGATTAATCCAACTTCTATTGCTATAACTAAATCAAAGACAATAGTTAATAAGAAAGTCATTAAAAATACGGCTATATCTGATTTTGGAGCTCTTTTTAAAATACCAACACATTCTCTCCACCCTGACATATTATATGCAACTATAAATAAAATTGCTGCAATTGTTGCCATTGGTATTAAAGCTGCATAGGGCATTAGAATAACTAAAATTAGAAACAATACTATTGCATGAACCATTGCTGCAATAGGGGAACGTCCTCCATTTTTAACATTTGCAGCTGTTCTTGCTATGGCACCTGTTGCTGGTATTCCACCAAATAATCCAGAAGCTATATTTCCAAGACCTTGACCTATTAATTCTGAATTAGAATCATGTTTCCCCCCTATCATTCCATCTGAAACTACACATGATAGCAAAGATTCTATTGAGGCTAATATAGCTATTGTAAAGGCACTGGGTAATAATTCTGTTATCATATTTATACTAACTGTAGGTAGTTTAAATGTTGGTAAACTTGCTGAAACATTGTACAGTGAACCTATGGTATTTATATTTAAATCTAAAACTTTAACTATTAAAGCTGTGAAAATTACAGCTACTAAACTCCCTGGTATTCTTTCATTTATTTTAGGCCAAAAAATTAAAATAATTAATGCTAAAATTCCAATTCCCAGGCTTTCCTTTTTAAGAGTACTTAGGTTTAAAATAATTTCATATACTTTGTCTAGGGACTCTATAGGTGAATTTTTAAAAGTTAAACCTAAGAAATCCTTAACTTGTCCAATAATAATTGTTATTGCAATACCTGCTGTAAAACCTGTTACTATTGTGTATGGAATGTATTTTATTAATATCCCCATTTTAAATACTCCCATAAGTATTAAAATAATCCCTGCTAGTATAGTGGCCACAACTAGCCCATCCATACCCTTAGTTGCAACTATTCCTGCAACTATAGTTGCAAATGCTGCTGTTGGCCCACTAACTTGAACCCTTGATCCTCCAAAGGTTGCAATTACAAAACCTGCAACTATTGCTGTGTAAAGTCCTTCCTTTGGCCCAACCCCTGAAGCTAAAGCTAAAGCTATTGACAAAGGTAGAGCTATTATGGCAACTATCACCCCTGCTATAATATCCTTTATAAATTCTTCCTTTGAATACCCCCTTAAAGCTGTTAATAATTTTGGTGTATAGCCTATCATTTCCCTGTATCCTCTCCCTTTTTTATTTTTTGAATAAACTATGCCATTATACTACTTTATAAGGATTTTTAAAAGTTATTTTATAACAAAAAAAGCTATCTTCAAAATCTAAAGATAGCTTTTCCATTAAATTTATTTTTTTGATTGTATATATTCATCTATTGCAACTGCTGCTTTTTTACCAGCTCCCATTGCAAGAATAACTGTTGCTGCACCTGAAACTGCGTCTCCCCCTGCAAATATTCCAGCTCTTGAAGTTTGTCCATTATCATCAGCAATTATTCCATTCCATTTATTAATCTCTAAATTCTTAGTTGTAGAAGGGATTAATGTATTTGAAGAAGTTCCCAAAGCCATTATTACAGTATCCACATCCATTATAAATTCTGAATTTTCAACTTCAATAAATGAAGCTCTTCCTGAGGCATCCTTTTCCCCAAGTCTTGTTCTAATACATCTCATTCCAATTACATTTCCATCTTTGTCCCCTAGAATTTCCTTTGGTAAAGTTAATTCATCAATTATAACTCCCTCTTCCTTTGCATGATGAACTTCCTCTAATCTAGCTGGGAAATCCTGTTCACTTCTTCTATATACAATGTGAGCCTCTGCACCTAGTCTTTTACCAGTTCTAACAGAATCCATTGCAACATTTCCTCCACCAATAACTGCTACTTTTTTACCTATTCTTACTGGTGTTCTATATTCCTCCTTGTATGCTTTCATTAAGTTTACTCTAGTTAAAAATTCGTTTGCAGAAAAAACTCCATTTAAGTTTTCCCCAGGTATATTCATAAATCTAGGAAGTCCTGCTCCACTACCTATGAATACAGCTTGAAAACCTTCTTTATCTAAAAGTTTTTCAATAATAGTTGTTCTTCCTATTATTTCATTTGTTGAAATTTTAACTCCTAGTTTTTTAATATTTTCTATTTCCCTTTGAACAACATCATCCTTTGGCAATCTAAATTCAGGTATACCATATGTTAAAACTCCACCAGTTTTGTGTAAAGCTTCAAAAATTGTCACATCATAACCTATTTTAGCCAAATCTCCAGCAACTGTTAACCCTGCAGGACCACTACCAACAACTGCAACTTTTTTATTATTTTTTTCTAAAACTTCTATGTCTATAGGGTTATTTAACATATAATCCCCTACAAATTTTTCTAACTTACCTATTGCTACAGGTTCCCCTTTTATTCCTAGTATACATTTTCCTTCACATTGAACTTCCTGTGGACAAACTCTACCACAAACTGCAGGAAGAGAAGTATATTTCATTAGAATTTTTCCAGCCTCTTTAATATTTCCCTTTTTAACCTCTTGGATAAATCCAGGAATATCTATTGAAACAGGACATCCTAAAACACATAGGGGATTTTTACAATTTAGACATCTAGAAGCTTCTTCCATTGCCTCTTGTAAATTATACCCATAGGTAACTTCTTTAAAATTAGTTGCTCTTACTTTTGGATCTTGCTCCCTTGCAGGAACTCTTCCCTTTGGTTTTTTAATGTTTTCAACTTGTATTTCTTCATGATCTTCATGATCATGTCCCATTGGGCAATCATCTGCTGAGTGAGTAGCTCCATCTTCTTTAACTAAAGAATCTCTTCCCTCTTGAGTTTTATACATTAATTGTCTTCTCATTGCCTCATCAAAGTCAACCTTGTGTCCATCAAATTCTGGCCCATCAACACAGGCAAATTTTATTTCATTTCCTATCCTAACTCTACAAGCTCCACACATTCCTGTTCCATCAACCATTAATGTATTTAAACTTACAACAGTTGGAATGTTGTATTCCTTTGTTTTTATACATACAAATTTCATCATTATCATAGGACCTATTGCAACAACATAGTCATAGTGTTTTCCTTTGTTTTTAATAAGGTCATCTAATACATTTGTTACTAGTCCCTTATATCCATAAGTTCCATCATCAGTTGCAATGTAAACATTTTCTGCAACTTTTTTCATTCTATCTTCCAATATAACTACATCTTTAGTTTTAGCTCCTATTATAACATCTGCCTTTAATCCATTTTCATTGAACCATTTTACTTGAGGATAAATTGGAGCAGTTCCAACTCCACCAGCTATAAATAAAACTTTTTTGTCCTTTAGTTCTTCAATATTTTCATGTAAGAACTCGCTTTCTCTTCCAAGGGGTCCCACAACATCTTGGAAATAATTTCCCTCTTCTAATTTTGCCATTTCCTCTGTACTTTTCCCCACTACAAAGAAAACTATAGTAACTGTTCCTTTAATTTTATCATAATCACAAATAGTTAAAGGTATTCTCTCTCCAAACTCGTTTATTTTAACAATTAGAAATTGTCCTGGTTTAGCAGAAGAGGATAGTTTTTTAGCCTCTATTTCCATAAGACATATCTTTTCACTTAACCATTCTTTTTTTAGTATTTTAAACATTTTTCCTCCTCTATATAAACTTCTTGTATTTAATTTTATTAACATTTTT
This genomic window from Fusobacterium sp. IOR10 contains:
- a CDS encoding META domain-containing protein; the protein is MKKVLLSIVLGLSLIGCSSLKSVPNKKILGKSYVLSSSSKDYKISLNFAEDNFFGYSGVNNYFGKYEVQGNNLKFDAIGSTLMSGPTKAMNAEIDYLNSLGEVNSFYFYKEQLVLKTINGKKLLFNEIKD
- a CDS encoding SulP family inorganic anion transporter, coding for MIGYTPKLLTALRGYSKEEFIKDIIAGVIVAIIALPLSIALALASGVGPKEGLYTAIVAGFVIATFGGSRVQVSGPTAAFATIVAGIVATKGMDGLVVATILAGIILILMGVFKMGILIKYIPYTIVTGFTAGIAITIIIGQVKDFLGLTFKNSPIESLDKVYEIILNLSTLKKESLGIGILALIILIFWPKINERIPGSLVAVIFTALIVKVLDLNINTIGSLYNVSASLPTFKLPTVSINMITELLPSAFTIAILASIESLLSCVVSDGMIGGKHDSNSELIGQGLGNIASGLFGGIPATGAIARTAANVKNGGRSPIAAMVHAIVLFLILVILMPYAALIPMATIAAILFIVAYNMSGWRECVGILKRAPKSDIAVFLMTFLLTIVFDLVIAIEVGLILSSLLFMKRMVDETKVRRWTETEMDTENFHNIPKDILVYEIEGPMFFAAAETFLKILPDKNTRVIIIRMRSVGAIDISVMKVIKGFINKCKEDNIKIVISDIQPQPYRALLKAGYVEKIGADNFVTNINSALEKAKKL
- a CDS encoding bifunctional dihydroorotate dehydrogenase B NAD binding subunit/NADPH-dependent glutamate synthase encodes the protein MFKILKKEWLSEKICLMEIEAKKLSSSAKPGQFLIVKINEFGERIPLTICDYDKIKGTVTIVFFVVGKSTEEMAKLEEGNYFQDVVGPLGRESEFLHENIEELKDKKVLFIAGGVGTAPIYPQVKWFNENGLKADVIIGAKTKDVVILEDRMKKVAENVYIATDDGTYGYKGLVTNVLDDLIKNKGKHYDYVVAIGPMIMMKFVCIKTKEYNIPTVVSLNTLMVDGTGMCGACRVRIGNEIKFACVDGPEFDGHKVDFDEAMRRQLMYKTQEGRDSLVKEDGATHSADDCPMGHDHEDHEEIQVENIKKPKGRVPAREQDPKVRATNFKEVTYGYNLQEAMEEASRCLNCKNPLCVLGCPVSIDIPGFIQEVKKGNIKEAGKILMKYTSLPAVCGRVCPQEVQCEGKCILGIKGEPVAIGKLEKFVGDYMLNNPIDIEVLEKNNKKVAVVGSGPAGLTVAGDLAKIGYDVTIFEALHKTGGVLTYGIPEFRLPKDDVVQREIENIKKLGVKISTNEIIGRTTIIEKLLDKEGFQAVFIGSGAGLPRFMNIPGENLNGVFSANEFLTRVNLMKAYKEEYRTPVRIGKKVAVIGGGNVAMDSVRTGKRLGAEAHIVYRRSEQDFPARLEEVHHAKEEGVIIDELTLPKEILGDKDGNVIGMRCIRTRLGEKDASGRASFIEVENSEFIMDVDTVIMALGTSSNTLIPSTTKNLEINKWNGIIADDNGQTSRAGIFAGGDAVSGAATVILAMGAGKKAAVAIDEYIQSKK